One Methanobrevibacter sp. TMH8 DNA segment encodes these proteins:
- a CDS encoding right-handed parallel beta-helix repeat-containing protein, producing the protein MNKIKQNKKIITHTLIIISIILLAVISLQAGFAATTTTIDNSTAGGISGALSSSTAGDTIELDEGTYIGNNNTNMTINKNITIAGKTKDKVILDAQGLSRIYTIGNNLNVTFINLTFINGNTTANGGAIWNNYAGTTMTFINCTFLNNNGTLGGAIYNVGSNVSVLDSNFINNDAGVGAAIRNSGINLNVINSNFENNNGTSSSGGVWSSGNYTVVINCIFNNNTGSNGAAININKCYNASIINCTFTNNSATNSGGAITSDGNYVNIINCTFTNNSATNNGGAISNAANDTIISNSTFEENTGSNGGAIGNGGNNVTIDNNNITNNNGNGGIYSNGNSTTITDNIINDNSGDGIIINSGDSTISGNEIVGNGGNGITNNENGTADIADNEVVGNGGSGVVNDGNATVVGNVINDNAGDGIVNGENATADIADNEIGGNGGSGVSNNGNATVGNNNVSGNSGNDIVNNGEVTGSGNVIDVQSGLAISTVVSGNKITIRVKATNIINGNAIVGATINFYVNGKLVGTAITNNNGIAEFTYNAPSTGSYNIFTTFEEFNTTDTLGTTFYSESNTTTNVNIVIEEKKGTVITVSAPTIKEGKKTNIKVTLKDANGNILKNKKISLTIKGKTYTATTNNNGIAVFKIAGLKGGKHTITAKFAGDSNYKSSKISKVQKVNPKTNLGIASIKKLSFRKKVSTYKVTIANKGSLKSKSTVLALFHMRNGVKIK; encoded by the coding sequence GTGAATAAAATTAAACAAAACAAAAAAATAATAACTCATACTTTAATTATAATAAGTATTATTTTATTAGCTGTAATTAGTTTACAAGCTGGATTTGCAGCTACCACTACTACGATTGATAACTCAACTGCTGGTGGAATAAGTGGTGCACTTAGTAGTTCAACTGCTGGTGATACAATAGAACTTGATGAAGGAACATACATAGGCAATAATAATACAAATATGACAATTAATAAAAACATTACAATAGCAGGAAAAACTAAAGACAAAGTAATCCTAGATGCACAAGGACTATCAAGAATATATACAATAGGCAACAATCTGAATGTGACTTTCATTAATCTAACATTTATAAATGGAAACACAACAGCTAATGGTGGTGCAATTTGGAACAATTATGCTGGAACAACAATGACATTCATAAACTGTACATTCTTAAATAATAATGGAACTTTAGGAGGTGCAATCTACAATGTTGGTAGTAATGTTTCTGTATTAGATTCTAATTTCATTAATAATGATGCTGGTGTTGGTGCTGCAATAAGGAATAGTGGTATTAATCTGAATGTGATTAATTCTAATTTCGAAAATAACAATGGAACTAGTAGTTCAGGAGGAGTGTGGTCTAGTGGAAATTATACAGTTGTAATTAATTGTATATTTAATAATAATACTGGATCGAATGGTGCTGCAATTAATATCAATAAGTGTTATAATGCGAGTATAATTAACTGCACATTCACTAACAATTCTGCAACAAATAGCGGTGGTGCAATCACTAGTGATGGTAATTATGTGAACATAATTAACTGCACATTCACTAACAATTCTGCAACAAATAACGGTGGTGCAATAAGTAATGCTGCTAATGATACAATTATATCTAATTCTACTTTTGAAGAGAATACGGGATCAAATGGTGGCGCAATAGGCAATGGTGGTAATAATGTCACTATAGATAATAATAATATCACTAATAATAATGGTAATGGTGGTATTTATAGTAATGGTAATAGTACTACTATAACTGATAATATTATTAATGATAATAGTGGTGATGGAATAATTATTAATAGTGGTGATTCTACTATTTCTGGTAATGAAATTGTTGGTAATGGTGGTAATGGAATAACTAATAATGAGAATGGTACTGCTGATATTGCTGATAATGAAGTTGTTGGTAATGGTGGTAGTGGTGTTGTTAACGATGGTAATGCTACTGTTGTAGGTAATGTTATTAATGATAATGCTGGTGATGGTATAGTTAATGGTGAGAATGCTACTGCTGATATTGCTGATAATGAGATTGGTGGTAATGGTGGTAGTGGTGTTTCTAACAATGGTAATGCTACTGTTGGAAATAATAATGTTTCTGGTAATTCTGGAAATGATATTGTTAATAATGGTGAAGTTACTGGTTCAGGAAATGTGATTGATGTTCAATCAGGTTTAGCTATTAGTACTGTTGTTTCAGGCAATAAAATTACAATAAGAGTGAAAGCTACTAATATTATTAATGGTAATGCTATTGTTGGTGCAACTATTAATTTCTATGTTAATGGAAAATTAGTAGGAACTGCAATAACCAACAACAATGGTATTGCTGAGTTCACCTATAACGCTCCTAGCACAGGATCATACAACATTTTTACAACCTTTGAAGAATTTAATACTACTGATACTTTAGGAACTACTTTTTACAGTGAATCTAACACTACTACTAATGTTAATATAGTAATAGAAGAAAAGAAGGGTACTGTTATAACAGTTTCTGCACCAACTATCAAAGAAGGTAAAAAAACCAACATAAAAGTAACCCTAAAAGATGCAAATGGAAATATCCTCAAAAACAAAAAAATATCATTAACAATCAAAGGAAAAACATACACAGCAACAACTAACAACAATGGAATAGCTGTATTTAAGATAGCTGGATTAAAAGGTGGAAAACATACAATAACAGCTAAATTCGCAGGAGACAGCAACTACAAATCTTCAAAAATATCAAAAGTGCAAAAAGTCAACCCTAAAACTAACTTA